A portion of the Myxococcaceae bacterium JPH2 genome contains these proteins:
- a CDS encoding HAMP domain-containing histidine kinase, translating to MTGAYVDTARRLAAARQELLNAAAPRARPPEAVGGQAAQDIENLLVTVRVMLDLAAEGSRSSCARLRLGGVMFEVTRLEDILRDSLGFSRPWVEPRREEVDVQRLLLQTSAEVETRARARDVVVSTEGPPLLANVDPHRLGEALFNVMANAVGACAHGAVVGVQAIREADGVSILIRDGGDDTSPRVRARAGTPSFTMQEQAS from the coding sequence GTGACGGGGGCCTATGTGGACACCGCGCGACGGCTCGCCGCTGCCCGCCAGGAACTGCTCAACGCCGCGGCGCCGCGCGCCCGCCCGCCGGAGGCCGTGGGTGGCCAGGCGGCGCAGGACATCGAGAATCTATTGGTCACGGTTCGCGTGATGCTGGACCTCGCCGCCGAGGGCTCCCGCAGCTCGTGCGCACGCCTTCGCCTGGGCGGGGTGATGTTCGAGGTCACACGCCTCGAAGACATCCTCCGGGACTCCCTGGGTTTCTCGCGCCCCTGGGTGGAGCCCCGGCGAGAGGAGGTCGACGTCCAGCGATTGCTCCTGCAGACCTCGGCGGAGGTGGAGACCCGCGCGCGGGCGCGCGATGTGGTGGTGTCCACGGAAGGCCCTCCGCTCCTGGCGAACGTCGACCCGCATCGGCTCGGAGAAGCCCTCTTCAACGTGATGGCCAACGCCGTGGGGGCGTGCGCGCACGGAGCCGTAGTGGGAGTCCAGGCGATAAGGGAGGCTGACGGTGTGAGCATCCTCATCCGTGACGGAGGCGACGACACGTCTCCGAGAGTCCGCGCGCGTGCGGGCACGCCCTCCTTCACGATGCAAGAACAAGCCTCCTAG
- a CDS encoding ATP-binding protein, producing MPPPAARAARPDVIRTTPPEARAVLDEMRNDATAPQIDPELEKAAGFTHFDTSSSADNLLTVLLTRDDLHLLASQTLVRVKSREDGRAYLGVVVRGPFAEPNAVPANSTMAIGVVTHGKKLTYTFDYHGRAEVELLGEEVEGALKPPRFRPRPQSPVFVLDDAESERVLGVSGDLCLGVVVGYERMEARLNARDKGILPRHTGILGTTGGGKSTTVATLIHRAQAEGIAIVVFDVEGEYTRVDEPTENAAMLEALKRRNLRPQGVRDLHIHHLAGRSSRNPQHKNLHRFSLNFSSLSPYALAEILDMSDAQQERFLKAYDVTKLLLEDFGIYPQTEQDRREALDVDELSTGYPRMTIQHVLDVVSAYIYSLSDEGRAESKSRSRSTSKRKESLLDGLGDLEGAAADDGFSSAAHGPTLYSEFKANPGRVMARVMAQSSKHEISWKALASKLHRLRRLNIFDVGNIPGVAYGAMLAPGRVSVVDLSDTDSPQLNNLVIADILRGIQDAQEARYEKANAREQAVTPVLIIIEEAHEFLSASRISQMPVLFEQVARIAKRGRKRWLGLVFVTQLPQHLPNEVLGLLNNFIIHKMTDSAVISRMQRTVGTIDESLWNRVTRLAPGQALVSFSNFTRPLMVAIDPAPVKRLLVD from the coding sequence ATGCCGCCCCCCGCCGCGCGAGCAGCACGCCCGGACGTCATCCGCACCACCCCGCCCGAGGCCCGCGCGGTCCTCGATGAGATGCGGAACGACGCGACGGCGCCCCAGATCGATCCCGAACTGGAGAAGGCGGCGGGCTTCACGCACTTCGACACCTCCTCGAGCGCGGACAACCTCCTGACCGTCCTCCTCACGCGCGACGATCTCCACCTGCTCGCGTCGCAGACGCTGGTGCGGGTGAAGTCACGCGAGGACGGGCGCGCCTATCTGGGCGTCGTCGTCCGAGGTCCCTTCGCGGAACCCAACGCGGTCCCCGCCAATTCGACAATGGCCATTGGCGTGGTCACCCATGGCAAGAAGCTCACCTATACGTTCGACTATCACGGCCGCGCCGAGGTGGAGCTGCTGGGCGAGGAGGTCGAAGGGGCACTGAAGCCGCCTCGCTTCCGGCCGCGCCCCCAGAGCCCCGTGTTCGTGCTGGATGATGCGGAGAGCGAGCGCGTGCTCGGCGTGAGCGGAGACCTCTGCCTTGGCGTCGTCGTGGGCTACGAACGAATGGAGGCCCGACTCAACGCACGCGACAAGGGCATCCTGCCTCGTCATACCGGAATCCTCGGCACCACGGGCGGAGGCAAGTCCACCACGGTGGCCACGCTCATCCATCGCGCCCAGGCGGAAGGCATCGCCATTGTCGTGTTCGACGTGGAAGGTGAATACACACGCGTGGACGAGCCCACCGAGAACGCGGCCATGCTGGAAGCCCTCAAGCGGAGGAACCTGCGGCCCCAGGGCGTCCGAGACCTGCACATCCACCACCTCGCAGGACGCTCCAGTCGCAATCCCCAGCACAAGAACTTGCACCGGTTCTCGCTGAACTTCTCCAGCCTCTCGCCCTACGCCCTGGCGGAGATCCTGGACATGTCGGACGCGCAGCAAGAGCGCTTCCTCAAGGCCTACGACGTCACGAAGCTGCTCCTGGAGGACTTCGGCATCTACCCCCAGACCGAGCAGGACCGTCGCGAGGCGCTCGACGTGGACGAGCTGTCGACGGGCTATCCTCGGATGACCATCCAGCACGTGCTGGACGTCGTGAGCGCCTACATCTACAGCCTCAGTGACGAGGGACGCGCCGAGTCCAAGAGCCGCTCCCGCTCCACGTCGAAGCGCAAGGAGTCCTTGCTCGATGGGCTCGGGGACCTGGAGGGAGCGGCTGCGGACGACGGCTTCTCCTCGGCGGCCCACGGGCCCACGCTCTACAGCGAGTTCAAGGCCAACCCGGGCCGCGTCATGGCCCGGGTCATGGCCCAGAGCAGCAAGCACGAGATCAGCTGGAAGGCCCTGGCCAGCAAGCTCCACCGCCTCCGCCGGCTCAACATCTTCGACGTGGGCAACATCCCGGGGGTCGCCTATGGCGCCATGCTCGCACCCGGCCGGGTGTCTGTCGTTGACCTGTCGGACACGGACTCGCCCCAGCTCAACAACCTGGTCATCGCGGACATCCTGCGCGGCATCCAGGACGCCCAGGAAGCACGCTACGAGAAAGCGAATGCCCGCGAGCAGGCCGTCACCCCCGTACTCATCATCATCGAGGAAGCCCACGAGTTCCTGTCCGCCAGTCGCATCAGTCAGATGCCCGTGTTGTTCGAGCAAGTGGCGCGCATCGCCAAGCGTGGCCGCAAGCGATGGCTGGGATTGGTCTTCGTCACCCAGCTACCCCAGCACCTTCCCAACGAGGTGCTTGGACTGCTCAACAACTTCATCATCCACAAGATGACCGACAGCGCGGTCATCTCCCGGATGCAGCGGACCGTGGGCACCATCGATGAAAGCCTGTGGAACCGAGTGACCCGGCTCGCACCGGGCCAGGCGCTCGTCTCCTTCAGCAACTTCACACGGCCTCTGATGGTGGCCATCGACCCCGCGCCCGTGAAGCGACTGCTCGTTGATTGA
- a CDS encoding GNAT family N-acetyltransferase: MSPVTFRIATAADLSSILALLADDAIARTRTGYTEQPVPSVRAAFDEISADPNNELIVGELDGEVIATLQLTYIPGLSRGGMRRALVEAVRVRSDLRGRRIGEALMNDAMERARARGCGMMQLTTDKRRLEAHRFYARLGFAASHEGMKRLL; encoded by the coding sequence ATGTCCCCCGTGACCTTCCGCATCGCCACTGCCGCCGACCTGTCCTCCATCCTCGCGCTGCTCGCGGATGACGCCATCGCGCGCACTCGTACGGGCTACACCGAACAGCCTGTGCCGTCCGTGCGCGCGGCCTTTGATGAGATCTCCGCGGACCCGAACAATGAGCTCATCGTGGGGGAGCTGGATGGGGAGGTCATCGCCACGTTGCAGCTCACGTACATCCCGGGCCTGAGTCGCGGTGGGATGCGACGGGCGCTGGTGGAGGCGGTGCGGGTGCGCTCCGACCTGCGGGGCCGCCGCATCGGCGAGGCGCTCATGAACGATGCCATGGAGCGCGCGCGTGCGCGGGGCTGCGGAATGATGCAGCTCACCACGGACAAGCGCCGCCTCGAGGCCCACCGCTTCTATGCGCGGCTGGGCTTCGCGGCGAGCCACGAAGGCATGAAGCGCCTCCTCTGA
- a CDS encoding ImmA/IrrE family metallo-endopeptidase, protein MTGDWLEEATRACGLAAPTQFPRDLLGELPWSPLLVEAVALPQLTPEVMRDWLQRRGIRHPAGEDSRELRGCMVADRGRGILFYDNTQGRNETRFTIAHELSHFVLEQWLPRRKAVRVFGESILPVLDGDREPTDDEVVTALFERVPLQNARSLMGRDASGLLTRREVLEAEHHADLLALELLAPAALAAPLVSDALPDNEVQGRLVFRFGLPWDMAESYVLRLRRRLGIPRFSIDQFLGVDGE, encoded by the coding sequence ATGACCGGGGACTGGCTGGAGGAGGCCACGCGCGCATGCGGCTTGGCGGCCCCCACCCAGTTTCCGCGCGACCTCCTCGGTGAGCTGCCCTGGTCTCCGCTGCTCGTCGAGGCGGTCGCGCTACCCCAACTCACTCCAGAAGTGATGCGCGACTGGCTCCAGCGCCGAGGCATCCGGCACCCGGCCGGGGAGGACTCGCGCGAGCTGCGGGGATGCATGGTCGCGGACCGTGGCCGGGGCATCCTCTTCTATGACAACACGCAGGGGCGCAACGAGACGCGCTTCACCATCGCGCACGAGCTCTCCCACTTCGTGCTGGAGCAGTGGCTGCCTCGACGCAAGGCGGTTCGTGTCTTCGGTGAGTCCATCCTGCCGGTCCTCGATGGGGACCGCGAGCCGACCGACGACGAAGTCGTGACCGCGCTGTTCGAGCGGGTGCCTCTGCAGAACGCGCGGAGCCTCATGGGCCGTGACGCCTCGGGGCTCCTCACCCGTCGAGAGGTGCTGGAAGCGGAGCATCACGCGGACCTGTTGGCGCTGGAGCTGCTCGCGCCCGCCGCCCTCGCCGCGCCGCTCGTGAGCGATGCCCTGCCCGACAACGAGGTCCAGGGTCGGCTGGTGTTCCGCTTCGGGCTCCCCTGGGACATGGCGGAGTCCTACGTCCTGCGGCTGCGCAGACGCCTGGGCATTCCACGCTTCTCCATCGATCAATTCCTGGGAGTGGACGGAGAGTAG
- a CDS encoding sigma-70 family RNA polymerase sigma factor — MSFPSQPEEQALHERVLARDSLATEDVFKVFVDPIIKWLCKQPGRSPEDARDATIDVIYGYLNHPERYAPAKGRLHTYLMQSARKRTLDRYRSNAARHRREQEYGGVFELRAMPPKDSLEITVEARLMADRLAQEPLTKTDHNVIKLVMEGERSTHVLAEAMGLPESAEPIRRREVKRNRDRLMKVLGRLRKEDSDV; from the coding sequence ATGAGCTTTCCATCGCAACCGGAGGAGCAGGCACTTCACGAGCGCGTCCTGGCACGCGACTCACTGGCCACGGAGGATGTCTTCAAGGTCTTCGTGGACCCCATCATCAAGTGGCTCTGCAAGCAGCCGGGGCGGTCGCCGGAGGATGCGCGCGACGCGACCATCGACGTCATCTACGGCTATCTGAACCATCCGGAGCGGTACGCCCCCGCGAAAGGGCGCCTCCACACCTACCTGATGCAATCCGCCCGCAAGCGAACCCTGGACCGGTACCGCTCCAACGCAGCGCGCCACCGCCGAGAACAGGAATACGGGGGCGTTTTCGAACTTCGCGCGATGCCTCCGAAGGACAGCTTGGAGATCACCGTGGAGGCGCGACTCATGGCGGACCGACTGGCACAGGAACCGCTCACGAAAACGGACCATAACGTCATCAAACTCGTCATGGAGGGCGAGCGCTCCACCCACGTCCTGGCTGAAGCCATGGGCCTCCCAGAGTCCGCGGAGCCCATCCGCCGGCGCGAGGTGAAGCGGAACCGAGACCGCCTCATGAAGGTGCTGGGGCGACTCCGAAAGGAGGACTCCGATGTCTAA
- a CDS encoding response regulator transcription factor — translation MEFDTREFALRERVIAALNSTPQILSVVLEKVRVLLLELIPADIMGSRVASPRQLPEPAWEVPVQLEHAMAVLVDVQPEAPGEPSLARDHWQSFIERAKALLSSLLPHLTQTVRKCRAMEAVSARSQLVDRLHEPPDAAYLVVEPPARERLRSPHATELLDRWFERSERHGSGLPLVLVERLDALTRMSADQRLENAVWARTYEDSCRVVKFIELPQTGGPPAWALLLHELPSSLPLPDELRRRLTTAQVRIAQAILRNWNNEQIASEFHLTRETVKTHVKNIFSKDRLSCDNRTDFLYQAAKLMRPI, via the coding sequence ATGGAGTTCGATACTCGCGAGTTCGCCCTGAGGGAACGAGTCATCGCCGCGCTCAACAGCACGCCGCAAATCCTCTCCGTCGTCCTGGAGAAGGTCCGGGTCCTGCTCCTGGAATTGATTCCCGCGGACATCATGGGCTCCCGTGTCGCCAGCCCCAGACAGCTCCCCGAGCCCGCCTGGGAAGTGCCAGTCCAACTGGAACACGCGATGGCCGTCCTGGTGGATGTGCAACCGGAGGCGCCGGGAGAGCCCTCGCTCGCGCGCGACCATTGGCAATCTTTCATCGAGCGAGCCAAGGCCCTCCTCTCCAGCCTCTTGCCTCACCTGACGCAGACCGTGCGCAAGTGCCGCGCCATGGAGGCGGTGTCCGCGCGGTCCCAGCTCGTGGATAGACTTCATGAGCCACCGGATGCGGCATATCTCGTGGTCGAGCCTCCCGCGCGCGAGCGGCTTCGCTCCCCCCACGCCACCGAGCTGCTGGACCGATGGTTCGAGCGCTCGGAGCGCCACGGCTCCGGACTCCCGCTCGTGCTCGTGGAGCGACTGGATGCACTCACCCGCATGAGCGCGGACCAGCGGCTGGAGAACGCGGTCTGGGCCCGGACGTATGAAGACTCCTGCCGCGTGGTGAAGTTCATCGAGCTTCCCCAGACAGGAGGCCCTCCCGCGTGGGCCCTGCTACTGCACGAACTCCCCAGCTCGCTCCCGCTCCCAGACGAGCTGCGGCGGCGGCTGACCACGGCGCAGGTCCGGATTGCCCAAGCCATCCTCAGGAACTGGAACAACGAGCAGATTGCCTCGGAGTTCCACCTCACCCGCGAGACGGTGAAGACGCACGTCAAGAACATCTTCAGCAAGGACCGGCTGAGCTGTGACAACCGAACCGACTTCCTCTACCAAGCCGCGAAGTTGATGCGACCGATTTGA
- a CDS encoding DNA repair exonuclease: MVKILHSADWQMGLRARHVADVAATVREARLAAARNVIQAANAARVDAVVLAGDIFEDNLVEDRLVHAVLGVLEECRSPVFILPGNHDALTPDAVYRRASWKQRPARVSLLEGDAPVPIPGTTAVLLAAPLRQKKGMKDPTTLWSEHPRSEGICIGVAHGSLRIAGKHSADDFPIATDVVTRAGLDYLALGHWHGQYIHEERAAYAGAHETTKFDEAGAGQALLVEIASKGAVPLLTPVPTGTLRWCAVDLDLGQGVDREVQRVRERVKDEGPPKKLLLRIRTHGAAPEDAAPKLEGLREELLGRGVLSVIVERRDMPRAEVEGRLAEVAASSPLVEALLEGLAQPLTPGLTGATESGRLEARRLLAELVMEAWR; this comes from the coding sequence ATGGTCAAGATTCTTCATTCCGCGGACTGGCAGATGGGGTTGCGGGCTCGGCACGTGGCGGACGTGGCCGCGACCGTGCGCGAGGCGAGACTGGCCGCGGCGCGCAATGTCATCCAGGCGGCCAATGCAGCGCGCGTGGACGCGGTGGTGCTCGCGGGCGACATCTTCGAGGACAACCTCGTCGAAGACCGGCTTGTCCACGCGGTCTTGGGTGTCTTGGAGGAGTGCCGTTCGCCTGTGTTCATCCTCCCAGGCAACCATGATGCGTTGACGCCGGACGCGGTCTACCGGCGCGCGTCTTGGAAGCAGCGCCCCGCTCGCGTCTCCCTACTGGAAGGAGATGCACCCGTTCCCATCCCGGGAACGACGGCCGTGCTGCTTGCCGCGCCCTTGCGGCAGAAGAAGGGGATGAAGGACCCGACGACGCTTTGGAGCGAGCACCCCAGGTCCGAAGGCATCTGCATCGGGGTGGCGCACGGTTCGCTGCGCATCGCCGGGAAGCACTCGGCGGATGACTTCCCCATCGCCACCGATGTGGTGACGCGAGCGGGGCTCGACTACCTCGCGCTCGGACACTGGCATGGGCAATACATCCACGAAGAGCGCGCCGCCTACGCGGGGGCTCACGAGACGACGAAGTTCGACGAGGCGGGGGCGGGGCAGGCGTTGCTGGTGGAGATTGCCTCGAAAGGGGCGGTGCCGCTCCTGACGCCCGTGCCCACGGGAACGCTGAGGTGGTGTGCCGTCGACCTGGACCTGGGGCAAGGTGTGGACCGAGAGGTCCAGCGGGTCCGTGAGCGGGTGAAGGACGAGGGCCCGCCGAAGAAGCTGTTGCTGCGCATCCGGACCCACGGGGCCGCCCCCGAGGATGCGGCGCCGAAGCTGGAGGGACTCCGCGAGGAGTTGCTGGGGCGAGGCGTCTTGTCCGTCATCGTCGAGCGACGCGATATGCCGAGGGCGGAAGTGGAAGGGCGGCTCGCCGAGGTCGCGGCCTCGAGTCCGCTGGTGGAGGCGCTTCTGGAGGGCCTGGCCCAACCCCTGACACCTGGGCTCACGGGGGCCACGGAGTCGGGTCGGCTCGAGGCCCGGCGACTGCTGGCGGAGCTGGTGATGGAGGCGTGGCGATGA
- a CDS encoding DUF5066 family protein, producing the protein MATKNAPGSPQLADLKKKVAEYMALESPTKRLAILEWLAALEPALRKRLRYPNGGGPFVPESEMGLRRLEIALSLFAKADRLYWAQHDPAAFPFIPNTTLGEAWDPARRAIEAATKRWRAKTEGSRPDYAEAKRLLEAVVADAHSHFLREATQVLAVIALREDQPKQVFARIGVKQGAIPVEYALFAGAAYLALGDTKRAEACYTGSDVNRGFLAEQRGDFATADRLYRAGLEASWYAVRPYAKLRLTRLEQRVSKRELERLRASDKIVVKKPADFHAQFSAIAEALRAELGITSKKQPLSAAEIAKIRIATKRDGRGESVELPESAKTILRYDRNFTLFAGALPLFEPLLRERKAPVSSVDVEKLVRAAVKHDDTTGLRALAKLPKDVPVWNSADDLPACIKLASPGDQELFLYTGAPDAHGEYPIARFDDQPELWLSAASLIHYVLEEAKAVVHCTIDFASLLKAAKKRNAKHKETFSTHPQVTAARKRVG; encoded by the coding sequence ATGGCCACGAAGAACGCACCAGGCTCGCCGCAGTTGGCCGACCTCAAGAAGAAGGTCGCTGAATACATGGCGCTCGAGTCGCCCACGAAGCGGCTCGCGATCCTCGAATGGCTGGCCGCGCTCGAGCCGGCGCTCCGCAAGCGGCTGCGCTATCCGAACGGCGGCGGCCCCTTCGTTCCCGAGTCGGAGATGGGTCTCAGGCGCCTCGAGATCGCTCTCTCGCTCTTCGCAAAAGCGGATCGCCTGTACTGGGCGCAGCACGACCCCGCCGCGTTTCCTTTCATCCCGAATACGACGCTCGGCGAGGCATGGGACCCAGCGCGAAGAGCCATCGAAGCAGCGACGAAGCGTTGGCGCGCGAAGACGGAGGGTTCGCGGCCAGACTACGCCGAAGCGAAGAGGCTGCTCGAAGCGGTGGTTGCCGACGCGCACTCCCACTTCCTGCGGGAAGCGACGCAGGTCCTCGCCGTCATCGCGCTGCGCGAGGATCAGCCGAAGCAAGTGTTCGCACGCATCGGTGTGAAGCAGGGCGCTATTCCGGTCGAGTACGCGCTCTTTGCAGGCGCCGCCTACCTCGCGCTCGGCGACACAAAGCGGGCCGAAGCTTGCTACACAGGCAGCGACGTGAACCGGGGCTTCCTCGCCGAGCAGCGTGGCGACTTCGCGACAGCCGACCGCCTCTATCGCGCGGGGCTCGAGGCCAGTTGGTATGCGGTGCGCCCCTACGCGAAGCTTCGCCTCACACGGCTCGAGCAGCGCGTCAGCAAGCGCGAGCTCGAACGCCTGCGCGCCAGCGACAAGATCGTCGTCAAGAAGCCGGCGGACTTTCACGCTCAGTTTTCGGCGATCGCCGAAGCGCTGCGCGCCGAGCTGGGAATCACAAGCAAGAAGCAGCCGCTGTCCGCCGCGGAGATCGCGAAGATCCGCATCGCCACGAAGCGCGACGGGCGGGGCGAGAGCGTCGAGCTACCCGAGAGCGCGAAGACGATCCTGCGCTACGACCGCAACTTCACGCTGTTCGCGGGTGCACTGCCTCTCTTCGAGCCGCTCTTGCGTGAGCGCAAGGCGCCGGTGTCGTCCGTCGACGTCGAGAAGCTCGTGCGCGCGGCGGTGAAGCACGACGACACGACGGGCCTCCGTGCGCTGGCGAAATTGCCGAAGGACGTGCCCGTGTGGAACAGCGCAGACGACCTCCCTGCGTGCATCAAACTCGCGAGCCCCGGCGATCAGGAGCTGTTCCTCTATACGGGTGCGCCCGACGCGCACGGCGAATATCCGATCGCGCGCTTCGACGATCAGCCAGAGCTGTGGCTCAGCGCAGCGTCGCTCATTCACTACGTGCTGGAGGAGGCCAAGGCCGTCGTCCACTGCACCATCGATTTCGCCTCCCTGCTGAAAGCCGCGAAGAAGCGCAACGCGAAGCACAAGGAGACGTTCAGCACGCACCCACAGGTGACCGCCGCGCGGAAGCGGGTCGGATAG